A portion of the Epinephelus moara isolate mb chromosome 4, YSFRI_EMoa_1.0, whole genome shotgun sequence genome contains these proteins:
- the efemp2a gene encoding EGF-containing fibulin-like extracellular matrix protein 2a has product MQGACVSILCVCICVSVLLRSAISQPPTESDTYTECTDGYHWDHQTEHCKDINECETIPDACKGEMKCFNHYGGYLCLPRSASVIPAPEPAITPTETNPCPLGYEAQGDSCEDINECERDEHDCQPSQECINTLGAFTCQCPDGYRKVGTECIDIDECRYRYCQHRCVNVPGSFSCQCEPGFQLAGNNRSCIDVNECEMGAPCSQRCYNTYGTFLCRCDQGYELGPDGFACNDIDECSYSSYLCQYQCVNEPGKFSCVCPEGYQLQGTRLCQDINECETGEHQCTDTQTCVNIHGRYQCVDTNRCQDPYVQVSENRCVCPVNKPVCRDLPFSIVHRYMSITSERSVPSDIFQIQATSVSPGAYNTFRIRSGDENGDFYIRQINNISAMLVLARAVSGPREYTLDLEMVSVNPLLSYQGNYQTSSALRLSIYVGPYSF; this is encoded by the exons ATGCAGGGTGCTTGTGTGTCAATCTTGTgcgtgtgcatatgtgtgtctgtgctccTCCGCAGTGCTATTTCACAGCCGCCCACAGAAAGTGACACCTACACG GAATGCACAGATGGGTATCACTGGGACCATCAGACTGAGCACTGCAAAG ACATAAACGAGTGTGAGACCATTCCAGATGCCTGCAAAGGGGAAATGAAGTGCTTCAACCACTACGGAGGGTACCTGTGCCTTCCCCGCTCTGCGTCAGTCATCCCGGCCCCAGAGCCCGCCATCACGCCCACCGAGACCAACCCCTGCCCTCTGGGCTACGAGGCGCAGGGAGACAGCTGTGAGG ATATCAACGAGTGTGAGCGAGACGAACATGACTGCCAGCCCAGCCAGGAGTGCATCAACACACTGGGTGCCTTCACCTGTCAGTGCCCTGATGGTTATCGCAAGGTTGGCACAGAGTGCATTG ACATCGATGAGTGCAGGTACAGGTACTGCCAACATCGCTGTGTCAATGTCCCTGGCTCCTTCTCCTGTCAGTGTGAACCTGGTTTCCAGCTGGCAGGAAACAACAGATCCTGCATCG ATGTGAATGAATGTGAGATGGGTGCCCCCTGCTCTCAGAGGTGTTACAACACATACGGCACTTTCCTTTGTCGCTGTGACCAGGGCTATGAGCTGGGGCCTGATGGCTTCGCTTGTAACG ACATTGATGAGTGCAGCTACTCCAGTTACCTGTGCCAGTACCAGTGTGTCAACGAACCTGGGAAGTTCTCCTGTGTGTGCCCAGAAGGATACCAGCTGCAGGGCACCAGACTATGCCAGG ATATAAATGAATGTGAGACAGGTGAACATCAGTGCACCGACACGCAGACCTGCGTGAACATCCACGGACGATACCAGTGTGTGGACACAAACCGCTGCCAAGACCCTTATGTGCAGGTGTCTGAGAA CCGCTGTGTGTGTCCTGTCAACAAGCCCGTCTGTCGAGATCTGCCTTTCTCCATCGTCCACCGCTACATGAGCATCACCTCTGAGCGCTCCGTCCCCTCCGACATCTTCCAGATTCAGGCCACCAGCGTCTCTCCAGGGGCTTACAACACCTTCCGCATCCGCTCCGGAGATGAAAATGGAGACTTCTACATCAGG CAAATCAATAATATCAGTGCCATGCTGGTGCTGGCCCGCGCTGTGTCGGGGCCCAGAGAGTACACGTTGGACCTGGAGATGGTGTCAGTTAACCCTCTGCTCAGCTACCAGGGCAACTACCAGACCAGCTCCGCCCTCAGACTCTCCATCTACGTCGGGCCGTACTCCTTTTAA